GGCTTCGTGCGGCAAGTCCCCCTGATAGTTGGAAAACAGGCCTTCGTGGCAATTTTTGTTAAATTTACAGGATATGGTGATATCGCCCAAAGCGCATCTCTTAGGCGCAAGCGTTTCCGATTTGGAGATGCTCTTAAAGGAACTCGGCCAGCCCGCGTTCCGGGCACGCCAGTTGCGTGATTGGATGTTCGGCCGGTTCGAGTCGGATTTCGGTAAAATGTCCAACCTCCCGAAGGCCCTGCAAGAGGCCCTTGGGGAGAAGGCCACCTGCCAGGTACTGCAAGTCAAAGCCACCCAGACCTCCCACGATGGGACCACGAAGTGGGTTTTCGAAACCCATGACGGACACTTCTTCGAAACCGTACTTATCCCCACCGACGATCGCCGGTCGATTTGCGTTTCCTCCCAAATCGGCTGCGCCATGGGATGCACCTTCTGCCGCACCGCCACCATGGGCTTCATCCGCAATCTCACCCTAGGGGAAATCCTGGAGCAGGCCTGGTTCGTGAGCCGGCATCTGAAAGAGACGGAAGGGCAGGACGCGCGCCTGAGCAATGCCATCTTCATGGGCATGGGCGAACCGCTGCTCAATCTCGAGAACGTGGCGCTGGCCTGCGAGCGGCTGAACGCGCAGGACGGCTTCGGCATCGCCAAGGACAAGATCACGATATCGACTTCGGGGGTGGCGCCCAAGATCCTGGAATGGGGAAAGCGCGCGCCCGATTTCAAGTTGGCCATCTCGCTGAACGGCAGCAACGATCAAATTCGTTCGCAGCTGATGCCCATCAACCGGCGCTACAACATCGAAACCTTGCTGGAGACGGCGGACGAATACATCCGCCTGACCGGGCAGAAGCTCACCTTCGAGTACATCCTCATCAAGGATAAGACCTGCACGCGGGATGCCGCCCGGGAGCTGAAGCGCATCGCCTCGCACCGGCATTGCAAGATCAACCTCATCCCGCTCAACCGTGGCAATCCCGATATGGAAGCCCCGGACGAGGGCGAGATCGCCGAATTCGAACGCATCCTTGCGCAGGGGGATTTCCAAGTCCTGCGCCGCCGCCCCCGTGGGCCCGATATCTATGCTGCGTGCGGCCAACTGGCCACTGAACAGAAAAAGGTAGCCTGATGCTGACTCAAAATCTGCCGGAATACTGGGAAGACCTGTACAAGACCAAGAAAGATGCTTGGTGGGATCTCGGGAAGGTCACGCCTCTCCTGGAGGAATTCTTCAAGCACCCATCCTGCCCCAAGACCGGGCGCGTGCTGGTGCCAGGCGCCGGGCGCGGCTACGACGCCGCCGCATGGGCCGCCCGCGGCCACGAAACCCTGGCCGTCGATTTCTCCGGCACCGCCTACGCGGCGCTCTCCGCCCTGTCCGAGAAGCAACGCAAGCTTTCCGTGCTCAACATCGATCTCTTCGAGCTCTCCCCCAAGAGCACCGAACCCTTCGACATCATCTACGAGTACTGCTGCTTCAACTCCATCCACCCCGGCCGCCGCGACGAATACTTCGAAGTGTGGGACAAGATGCTCACGCCCAACGGCGTCGTCATCGCCGCCTTCTATCCGCTCATCCGGTCCACGGCGCTGGAAGGTCCGCCCCACCCCACCTCGGAAGGCGAGCTGATGGCCCGCCTCGACGGCGTATTCGATCTGCACGAGAAGGTCATCCCCAAGCAGAGCGTGAAGGAGCGCGCCGGCAAAGAGGAGATCTGGTTGCTGAAGAAAGCCAAGCACTAATACCCATGCGGCGCCCCAGGTAACACTCCGGTTACCTGGGTTCCGCCCGTAATCCGCGGACGATGGCGCGGACAGGGCCGCCGGGTCCCGAAATCGCCTTTAATCTCTTGGGTTTTTCACTCGGTCCGCGAATATCCCAAGCTTCCCAAAGACAGGCTTAAAGCCTTGGTTTTGCCCGGGATGGATCCCCCCTCCTCGCGATGAATCCGACGTGGTATCGGACCCCCAGCTGTTGTATCCTCTCGGGCATGGAGGCACAAGATACGATGTCTTACTTCTCCCCGAAAAGCACTTGGCTGAGCTTGGTCGACGCCGGTAAACCCGCCCGCGAAAGCGCGCCTCTCCGGATCGATCCCCCGCGTTCCCACGGCCCGGACGGTTTCGCCCTTCCCGATCCCGATTTCGTCGCCGTCCCGCCTCTGCCGGCGGAGGGCGGGGATAGCGCCTCTTCCGGGTCGTCCCCCGTCGCCGAAGAAGGGATGATGGGAGCGGCCGAGAGCGCGGAGGATCTCGATCATCTGCGCATAACCATCGACCTGAGGCATAAGCTTTTCTTCCATTTCCGGGAGTGGGAATTCGGGCCGGCCCTGCTCGAAGATCACGTGCGCATGGCCCGGGCGCAAACCGATCCCGAGGAGGCCCTGGCCGAATACTGCCTGGCCCGTCACGTGGCGGTTACCCTGGTCGGGAAGCTGGGTCAGGAAGAACATCGCCTGGGCTGGATCGAAGTCGATCGGGTGATCGCCGAGATCGAAGTCCTGATCGGGAATTTGGACAGCGCGGCGGTCTACGCCCGTGAGGGCCTCAAGGCCATCAAGAACGGCCGCTTCGGCGCGGAGCACGATATGCGCATCACCCGCTTGGCCGTCCGCTTCTTGAATCTGCTGGAAGGCCGTTGACGTAGGAAACGGCCCGGCCGCTAACCCTT
The DNA window shown above is from Fibrobacterota bacterium and carries:
- the rlmN gene encoding 23S rRNA (adenine(2503)-C(2))-methyltransferase RlmN translates to MISPKAHLLGASVSDLEMLLKELGQPAFRARQLRDWMFGRFESDFGKMSNLPKALQEALGEKATCQVLQVKATQTSHDGTTKWVFETHDGHFFETVLIPTDDRRSICVSSQIGCAMGCTFCRTATMGFIRNLTLGEILEQAWFVSRHLKETEGQDARLSNAIFMGMGEPLLNLENVALACERLNAQDGFGIAKDKITISTSGVAPKILEWGKRAPDFKLAISLNGSNDQIRSQLMPINRRYNIETLLETADEYIRLTGQKLTFEYILIKDKTCTRDAARELKRIASHRHCKINLIPLNRGNPDMEAPDEGEIAEFERILAQGDFQVLRRRPRGPDIYAACGQLATEQKKVA
- a CDS encoding methyltransferase domain-containing protein — encoded protein: MLTQNLPEYWEDLYKTKKDAWWDLGKVTPLLEEFFKHPSCPKTGRVLVPGAGRGYDAAAWAARGHETLAVDFSGTAYAALSALSEKQRKLSVLNIDLFELSPKSTEPFDIIYEYCCFNSIHPGRRDEYFEVWDKMLTPNGVVIAAFYPLIRSTALEGPPHPTSEGELMARLDGVFDLHEKVIPKQSVKERAGKEEIWLLKKAKH